Proteins found in one bacterium HR17 genomic segment:
- the afr_8 gene encoding 1,5-anhydro-D-fructose reductase translates to MSRESIGIALIGCGGMMGAHVRHGFQALWEKGFRPFRIVACVDVNETAAQKLADDIAAWQERRPTVLRDVGALLRMDSVDAVDIVVPHHEHHTVASACLEAGKHVLLEKPLAITLRAGRQIMEAAHRKGVVLSIAENYRRYPDQRAIRWAIQQGRIGQPQQVYWLDVTERRWYWGWRDHVELAGGGWTLDGGVHFADLMRYHVGEVVEVAAQMATFNPTRFRKVNEHEEPVTATIEDTTQALLRFDNGALGVWVETIAAPALKIGNRVVYGAEGALDLEAGLFVRGKDEPIPLSALREEFLAALSADERERLFPLGIMDGIAQEVHEFIVACLSGDPRVEVDGEEGYRSQAVCIAVYESATLRQPVSVAAVMALAVETYQHPLNERWHIT, encoded by the coding sequence GTGAGCCGTGAATCTATCGGCATCGCTTTAATCGGCTGCGGGGGCATGATGGGTGCCCATGTGCGGCACGGGTTCCAAGCGCTGTGGGAGAAAGGTTTTCGCCCGTTCCGCATCGTCGCCTGCGTGGATGTCAACGAGACGGCGGCGCAAAAACTGGCGGATGACATCGCCGCGTGGCAGGAAAGGCGCCCGACCGTGTTGCGCGATGTGGGGGCGCTGCTAAGGATGGACAGCGTGGACGCCGTGGACATCGTCGTCCCACATCATGAGCACCACACGGTCGCGAGCGCCTGCTTGGAAGCGGGCAAACATGTGTTGCTGGAAAAACCGCTGGCGATTACGCTACGGGCAGGGCGCCAAATCATGGAGGCTGCCCATCGCAAAGGGGTCGTGCTATCCATCGCCGAAAACTATCGGCGTTACCCTGACCAGCGCGCCATCCGCTGGGCAATTCAGCAGGGACGCATCGGGCAACCCCAGCAAGTTTACTGGTTAGATGTCACCGAACGGCGTTGGTATTGGGGCTGGCGCGACCATGTGGAGTTGGCAGGGGGCGGATGGACGCTGGATGGCGGCGTCCATTTCGCTGACTTGATGCGCTACCATGTCGGTGAAGTCGTTGAAGTCGCCGCCCAAATGGCAACCTTCAACCCGACCCGCTTCCGCAAGGTCAACGAGCACGAAGAGCCTGTCACCGCCACGATTGAAGACACAACGCAAGCGCTGCTGCGGTTCGATAACGGGGCGTTGGGCGTTTGGGTGGAAACGATCGCGGCGCCCGCGCTTAAAATCGGCAACCGCGTCGTCTACGGCGCAGAGGGCGCATTAGACTTGGAAGCGGGTTTGTTCGTGCGGGGCAAGGACGAACCGATTCCGTTGTCCGCGTTGCGCGAAGAGTTTTTGGCGGCGCTCTCGGCGGACGAGCGCGAGCGGTTGTTCCCGTTGGGCATCATGGACGGTATTGCACAAGAGGTGCACGAGTTCATCGTGGCGTGCTTGAGCGGCGACCCGCGAGTGGAGGTGGACGGTGAAGAGGGCTACCGCTCCCAAGCGGTGTGCATCGCTGTTTACGAGTCTGCAACACTGCGGCAACCTGTAAGCGTCGCTGCCGTCATGGCGTTGGCTGTGGAAACTTATCAGCACCCGCTCAACGAACGGTGGCACATCACCTGA
- the dpp5_3 gene encoding Dipeptidyl-peptidase 5 — translation MKRLIAFVVSVGVGGFVALSRVTPQPAPLLLPAEGRHLARVRQLTFEGTNAEAYWSPDGQRLVFQSTRPPYKADQIFVMNADGTDPRVVSTGKGRCTCAYFTPDGDGVVFATTHLAGAEPPQLPQLDLPRYAWGVFPSYELYLRRLNTMELIRLTDNDGYDAEATICWKTRRIVFTSYRDGDLDLYSMRLDGSDLQRLTRTLGYEGGAFYSPDGKQVVFRAYLPKTPDEIAEYKRLLHLSVVSPPTMELFVMDSDGRNLRQITRLGGINFCPAWLPDGKRIIFASNHHDPKNFDLFVINTDGTGLERVTYHPAPDLFPHFSPDGKRLVWCSGRNATQPRQLHVFVAVWR, via the coding sequence ATGAAACGGCTGATAGCGTTTGTGGTGTCGGTCGGAGTGGGCGGGTTCGTCGCCCTCTCGCGGGTCACCCCACAGCCCGCCCCGCTGCTGTTGCCCGCAGAGGGCAGACATCTCGCGCGGGTGCGCCAACTAACTTTTGAGGGCACCAACGCCGAAGCCTATTGGTCGCCAGACGGGCAACGGCTCGTCTTCCAATCCACCCGCCCACCTTACAAAGCCGACCAGATTTTTGTAATGAACGCCGACGGCACTGACCCGCGCGTCGTCAGCACGGGGAAAGGGCGCTGCACTTGCGCCTATTTCACGCCCGACGGTGACGGGGTCGTGTTTGCGACGACGCACCTTGCAGGGGCTGAGCCGCCCCAGTTGCCCCAATTGGACCTGCCTCGCTACGCGTGGGGCGTCTTCCCCAGTTACGAACTCTACCTACGCCGCTTGAACACGATGGAACTCATCCGCCTGACAGACAACGACGGCTACGACGCCGAGGCGACGATTTGCTGGAAGACGAGGCGCATCGTCTTCACAAGTTATCGCGACGGCGACCTTGACCTTTACAGCATGCGCCTGGACGGCAGCGACTTGCAGCGGTTGACGAGGACATTGGGCTACGAGGGTGGGGCGTTTTACTCGCCGGACGGCAAGCAGGTCGTCTTTCGCGCCTACTTGCCCAAGACGCCCGACGAAATCGCCGAATACAAGCGGCTGCTGCACCTAAGTGTTGTGAGCCCGCCGACGATGGAGTTGTTCGTCATGGACTCCGACGGTCGCAACTTGCGCCAAATCACGCGGCTGGGCGGAATCAACTTCTGCCCTGCGTGGCTGCCGGACGGCAAGCGCATCATCTTCGCCAGCAACCACCACGACCCGAAGAATTTTGACCTGTTCGTCATCAACACCGACGGGACAGGGTTAGAACGCGTCACCTACCATCCGGCGCCCGATTTGTTCCCGCACTTCTCGCCCGACGGCAAGCGACTTGTCTGGTGCAGCGGGCGCAACGCGACCCAACCCCGCCAACTGCATGTGTTCGTCGCCGTATGGCGGTAA